In Phocoena phocoena chromosome 12, mPhoPho1.1, whole genome shotgun sequence, the following proteins share a genomic window:
- the TSPYL4 gene encoding testis-specific Y-encoded-like protein 4: MSGLDEGDNLPVAKTCGLATPDHAPGHPDLKQCEGEETGATLVMADTGEGGLETAAEGGAPRDPAGCGLALRIRVAGSRGRVATKAGQKEAPASTEGMEAASASTSVAADNSQKNGCQRRELRSPAVEKALEACGAGRLGSQIMPGAKAKEMTTKKCAVSAAAEKEGVAEVVVEEKKVMQKEKKVVGGAKEEARVRAPKINNCMDSLEAIDQELSNVNAQADRAFLQLERKFGRMRRLHMQRRSFIIQNIPGFWVTAFRNHPRLSPMISGQDEDMMRYMINLEVEELKHPRAGCKFKFIFQSNPYFRNEGLVKEYERRSSGRVVSLSTPIRWHRGQDPQSHIHRNREGNTIPSFFNWFSDHSLLEFDRIAEIIKAELWPNPLQYYLMGDGPRRGFRDPARQPVESSRTFRFQSG, translated from the coding sequence ATGAGCGGCCTGGATGAGGGCGACAACCTCCCTGTCGCTAAAACCTGCGGTCTCGCTACTCCCGACCATGCCCCGGGACATCCAGACCTAAAGCAGTGTGAGGGCGAGGAAACCGGGGCCACCCTGGTGATGGCGGACACAGGTGAGGGCGGCTTGGAGACCGCCGCAGAGGGAGGCGCGCCCCGGGACCCCGCGGGCTGTGGCCTTGCGCTCCGCATTCGGGTTGCTGGGAGTCGCGGCCGCGTTGCGACCAAAGCGGGCCAGAAAGAGGCTCCTGCTTCCACCGAGGGCATGGAAGCAGCCTCTGCCTCCACCTCGGTGGCAGCCGACAATAGCCAAAAAAATGGCTGTCAGCGTAGAGAGCTGCGCAGCCCTGCTGTCGAGAAGGCTCTAGAAGCCTGTGGCGCAGGGAGGTTGGGGTCTCAGATAATGCCTGGAGCGAAAGCCAAGGAAATGACGACAAAAAAGTGCGCTGTTTCAGCAGCAGCGGAAAAGGAGGGAGTAgcggaggtggtggtggaggaaaaGAAGGTGatgcagaaggagaaaaaggtggTAGGAGGAGCGAAGGAGGAGGCCCGGGTCAGGGCCCCGAAGATCAATAACTGCATGGATTCGCTGGAAGCCATCGATCAGGAGCTGTCAAATGTAAATGCTCAGGCTGACAGGGCCTTCCTTCAGCTGGAGCGCAAGTTTGGCCGTATGCGAAGGCTCCATATGCAGCGCAGAAGTTTCATCATCCAAAATATCCCAGGTTTCTGGGTCACTGCCTTTCGCAACCATCCCCGGCTGTCACCTATGATCAGTGGCCAAGATGAAGACATGATGAGGTACATGATCAATCTGGAAGTGGAGGAGCTTAAACACCCCAGAGCAGGCTGCAAATTCAAGTTCATCTTTCAGAGCAACCCCTACTTCCGAAATGAGGGGCTTGTCAAGGAATATGAACGCAGATCCTCTGGCCGGGTGGTGTCTCTTTCCACGCCAATCCGCTGGCACCGGGGCCAAGACCCCCAGTCCCATATCCACAGGAACCGGGAAGGCAACACTATTCCCAGTTTCTTCAACTGGTTCTCAGACCACAGCCTCCTAGAATTCGACAGGATTGCAGAGATTATCAAAGCAGAACTGTGGCCCAATCCCCTCCAGTACTACCTGATGGGTGATGGGCCCCGCAGAGGATTTCGAGACCCAGCAAGGCAGCCAGTGGAGAGCTCCAGGACCTTCAGGTTCCAGTCCGGCTAA